A single genomic interval of Lynx canadensis isolate LIC74 chromosome A2, mLynCan4.pri.v2, whole genome shotgun sequence harbors:
- the ABHD14A gene encoding protein ABHD14A has translation MVAALFGCWFRVGGARSGVSGPVIPVGRTVVQTSMSRSQVALLGLGLLLMLLLYVGLPGPPEQTSWLWGGPNVTILAGLTPGNSPIFYREVLPLHRARRVEVVLLHGKAFNSHTWEQLGTLQLLAQRGYRAVALDLPGFGNSAPSKEASTEAGRAELLERVLRDLEVRNAVLVSPSLSGRYALPFLIQGHHQLRGFVPIAPASTQNYTQEQFWAVKTPTLILYGELDRILARESLRQLRHLPNHSVVKLRDAGHACYLHKPQDFHLVLLAFLDHLP, from the exons acTGTGGTACAGACCTCCATGAGCCGGTCCCAGGTAGCCCTGCTGGGCCTGGGCCTGCTGCTCATGCTGCTACTGTACGTGGGGCTGCCAGGCCCCCCTGAGCAGACCTCCTGGCTCTGGGGAGGCCCCAATGTCACAATCCTGGCTGGTCTCACCCCTGGCAACTCCCCCATCTTTTACCGCGAGGTGCTCCCACTCCACCGGGCACGCAG ggtggaggtggtgctgcTCCATGGAAAGGCCTTTAACTCCCACACGTGGGAGCAGCTGGGCACACTGCAGCTGCTGGCGCAGAGGGGCTACCGGGCCGTGGCCCTTGACCTCCCAG GTTTTGGGAACTCAGCACCTTCCAAGGAGGCAAGCACAGAGGCAGGGCGGGCAGAGCTGCTGGAGCGAGTGCTTCGAGACCTGGAGGTGCGGAATGCCGTGTTGGTGAGCCCCTCTCTGAGTGGCCGTTATGCCCTGCCCTTTTTGATCCAAGGCCACCACCAGCTGCGTGGATTCGTGCCCATCGCACCCGCCTCCACCCAGAACTACACCCAGGAACAATTCTGGGCTGTGAAG ACCCCGACTCTCATCCTGTATGGGGAGCTGGACCGCATCCTGGCTCGGGAGTCACTGCGGCAGCTCCGTCACCTGCCCAACCACTCCGTGGTGAAGCTGCGTGATGCAGGCCACGCCTGCTACCTCCACAAGCCTCAAGACTTCCACCTTGTCCTCCTTGCCTTCCTTGACCACCTGCCTTGA
- the LOC115508332 gene encoding aminoacylase-1 isoform X1, which yields MGAPKRGVFSLWDVGGTALGRACVQMESTGPQTGGVGSHSLCPQLTPRSAMASEGLEGEHPSVTLFRQYLRIRTVQPEPDYEAAVAFLEKRAHQLGLSCQKVEVAPGRVVTVLTWPGTNPRLSSLLLNSHTDVVPVFKEHWSHDPFEAFKDAEGYIYARGTQDMKCVSIQYLEAVRRLKAEGHHFPRTIHMTFVPDEEVGGHQGMELFVQRPEFQALRAGFALDEGLANPADAFTVFYSERSPWWVRVTSIGKPGHSSRFIEDTAAEKLHKVVSSILAFREKERQRLQSNPHLKEGAVTSVNLTKLEGGVACNVVPATMSASFDFRVAPDVDLKAFEEQLQGWCQAAGEGVTFEFIQKWTESRVTSTNDSDPWWAAFSGVFKDMNLTLEPEIFPAATDSRYLRAVGVPALGFSPMNCTPVLLHDHDERLHEAVFLRGVDIYTRLLPALASVPALPSES from the exons ATGGGGGCTCCAAAACGGGGTGTGTTCTCCCTGTGGGACGTTGGAGGAACCGCCCTGGGGAGGGCCTGTGTGCAGATGGAGTCCACTGGGCCCCAGACGGGAGGGGTAGGTAGCCACTCGCTTTGCCCCCAGCTCACCCCGCGCAGCGCCATGGCCAGCGAGGGTCTCGAGGGCGAGCACCCGTCCGTGACACTCTTCCGTCAGTACCTGCGCATCCGCACCGTCCAGCCGGAACCCGACTACG aggCTGCCGTGGCCTTCCTTGAGAAGAGAGCCCACCAGCTGGGCCTGAGCTGTCAGAAAGTAGAG GTGGCACCAGGCCGTGTGGTGACCGTGCTGACGTGGCCAGGCACCAACCCCAGACTCTCCTCCCTTTTACTCAACTCCCACACGGATGTGGTGCCTGTCTTCAAG GAACACTGGAGTCATGACCCCTTTGAGGCCTTCAAGGATGCCGAGGGCTACATCTATGCCAGGGGCACCCAGGACATGAAGTGTGTCAGCATCCA GTACCTGGAGGCTGTGAGGAGGCTGAAGGCTGAGGGCCACCATTTCCCCAGAACCATCCACATGACCTTTGTGCCAG atgaggaggtTGGGGGTCACCAAGGCATGGAGCTGTTTGTGCAGCGGCCCGAGTTCCAGGCTCTTAGGGCTGGCTTTGCCCTCGATGAGG GCCTGGCCAACCCCGCCGATGCCTTCACTGTCTTTTATAGTGAGCGGAGCCCCTGGT GGGTGCGGGTCACAAGCATCGGGAAGCCGGGTCACAGTTCACGCTTCATTGAGGACACAGCAGCAGAGAAGCTG CACAAGGTCGTGAGCTCAATCCTGGCTTTCcgggagaaggagaggcagag GCTGCAGTCAAACCCCCACCTGAAGGAGGGGGCTGTGACTTCTGTGAACCTGACTAAGCTAGAGGGCGGCGTGGCCTGCAATGTGGTACCTGCTACTATGAGCGCCAGTTTTGACTTCCGTGTGGCACCGGATGTAGACCTGAAG GCTTTCGAGGAGCAGCTGCAGGGCTGGTGCCAGGCAGCCGGCGAGGGAGTCACCTTCGAGTTTATTCAG aagtGGACAGAGTCCCGAGTGACATCTACTAATGACTCAGATCCCTGGTGGGCAGCATTCAGTGGGGTCTTCAAGGACAT GAACCTCACTCTGGAGCCGGAGATCTTCCCAGCTGCCACCGATAGCCGTTATCTCCGTGCG GTGGGGGTCCCAGCTCTGGGCTTCTCACCCATGAACTGCACACCCGTGCTGCTGCATGACCACGATGAGCGTCTGCATGAGGCTGTGTTCCTCCGTGGGGTTGACATATACACACGGTTGCTGCCTGCTCTGGCCAGCGTGCCTGCCCTGCCCAGTGAGAGCTGA
- the LOC115508332 gene encoding aminoacylase-1 isoform X2 — translation MASEGLEGEHPSVTLFRQYLRIRTVQPEPDYEAAVAFLEKRAHQLGLSCQKVEVAPGRVVTVLTWPGTNPRLSSLLLNSHTDVVPVFKEHWSHDPFEAFKDAEGYIYARGTQDMKCVSIQYLEAVRRLKAEGHHFPRTIHMTFVPDEEVGGHQGMELFVQRPEFQALRAGFALDEGLANPADAFTVFYSERSPWWVRVTSIGKPGHSSRFIEDTAAEKLHKVVSSILAFREKERQRLQSNPHLKEGAVTSVNLTKLEGGVACNVVPATMSASFDFRVAPDVDLKAFEEQLQGWCQAAGEGVTFEFIQKWTESRVTSTNDSDPWWAAFSGVFKDMNLTLEPEIFPAATDSRYLRAVGVPALGFSPMNCTPVLLHDHDERLHEAVFLRGVDIYTRLLPALASVPALPSES, via the exons ATGGCCAGCGAGGGTCTCGAGGGCGAGCACCCGTCCGTGACACTCTTCCGTCAGTACCTGCGCATCCGCACCGTCCAGCCGGAACCCGACTACG aggCTGCCGTGGCCTTCCTTGAGAAGAGAGCCCACCAGCTGGGCCTGAGCTGTCAGAAAGTAGAG GTGGCACCAGGCCGTGTGGTGACCGTGCTGACGTGGCCAGGCACCAACCCCAGACTCTCCTCCCTTTTACTCAACTCCCACACGGATGTGGTGCCTGTCTTCAAG GAACACTGGAGTCATGACCCCTTTGAGGCCTTCAAGGATGCCGAGGGCTACATCTATGCCAGGGGCACCCAGGACATGAAGTGTGTCAGCATCCA GTACCTGGAGGCTGTGAGGAGGCTGAAGGCTGAGGGCCACCATTTCCCCAGAACCATCCACATGACCTTTGTGCCAG atgaggaggtTGGGGGTCACCAAGGCATGGAGCTGTTTGTGCAGCGGCCCGAGTTCCAGGCTCTTAGGGCTGGCTTTGCCCTCGATGAGG GCCTGGCCAACCCCGCCGATGCCTTCACTGTCTTTTATAGTGAGCGGAGCCCCTGGT GGGTGCGGGTCACAAGCATCGGGAAGCCGGGTCACAGTTCACGCTTCATTGAGGACACAGCAGCAGAGAAGCTG CACAAGGTCGTGAGCTCAATCCTGGCTTTCcgggagaaggagaggcagag GCTGCAGTCAAACCCCCACCTGAAGGAGGGGGCTGTGACTTCTGTGAACCTGACTAAGCTAGAGGGCGGCGTGGCCTGCAATGTGGTACCTGCTACTATGAGCGCCAGTTTTGACTTCCGTGTGGCACCGGATGTAGACCTGAAG GCTTTCGAGGAGCAGCTGCAGGGCTGGTGCCAGGCAGCCGGCGAGGGAGTCACCTTCGAGTTTATTCAG aagtGGACAGAGTCCCGAGTGACATCTACTAATGACTCAGATCCCTGGTGGGCAGCATTCAGTGGGGTCTTCAAGGACAT GAACCTCACTCTGGAGCCGGAGATCTTCCCAGCTGCCACCGATAGCCGTTATCTCCGTGCG GTGGGGGTCCCAGCTCTGGGCTTCTCACCCATGAACTGCACACCCGTGCTGCTGCATGACCACGATGAGCGTCTGCATGAGGCTGTGTTCCTCCGTGGGGTTGACATATACACACGGTTGCTGCCTGCTCTGGCCAGCGTGCCTGCCCTGCCCAGTGAGAGCTGA
- the RPL29 gene encoding 60S ribosomal protein L29, with translation MAKSKNHTTHNQSRKWHRNGIKKPRSQRYESLKGVDPKFLRNMRFAKKHNKKGLKKMQANNAKAMSARAEAIKALVKPKEVKPKIPKGGSRKLNRLAYIAHPKLGKRARARIAKGLRLCRPKAKAKAQTKAQAAAATPAPAPAAAQAQAPKGAQAPTKAPV, from the exons ATGGCCAAGTCCAAGAACCACACCACGCACAACCAGT CACGGAAATGGCACAGAAATGGCATCAAGAAGCCCCGGTCACAAAGATACGAATCTCTTAAGGGG GTAGACCCCAAGTTCCTGAGGAACATGCGCTTTGCCAAGAAGCACAACAAGAAGGGCCTGAAGAAGATGCAGGCCAACAACGCCAAGGCCATGAGTGCACGTGCCGAGGCTATCAAGGCCCTTGTCAAGCCCAAGGAGGTCAAGCCCAAGATCCCAAAGGGTGGCAGCCGCAAGCTCAATCGACTTGCCTACATCGCTCACCCCAAGCTCGGGAAACGTGCTCGTGCCCGCATTGCCAAGGGTCTCAGGCTCTGCCGGCcaaaggccaaggccaaggctcAAACCAAGGCCCAGGCTGCAGCTGCAACTCCTGCTCCAGCTCCTGCTGCAGCTCAGGCTCAGGCTCCCAAAGGTGCCCAGGCCCCCACAAAGGCACCAGTGTAG